CCCAGGCTCGCCGCCTTAGGCGGGGGGCTTTACCTTTTCCTTTACCTGGCCCTGGCGGGGTTTCTCTTGCGGGCGCGGCTCCTCAACGAGGTTACCGCCTTCCTCGCCATGGCCTTGGGGTCCGCGCTGGCGGCAGAGGCCATCCGGTGGCGGCTCAGGGGGAGCGCTCCCACCCAGGTGGCGCCCTCGGAGGTGTGGGTGCTCCATTGGGACTACGGGCGGTGGGCGCTTTTGGCGGGGGCTTTGTCGTGGGTTCAGGGCAATCTTTACTTTCTGGTGTTGTCTACCTTCCATGACCTTGAGGCTACAGCTGCGTTCAGGGCAATAAACAACTTAGTCATGCCAATTCATCACTTTAACGGTGCCTTAGGACAGCTTCTGCTTCCAGGAATGGTTCGGGCACGACAGGCTCAAAAATTAGAACGCTTTGCTTGGTTAGGCTTCATTTTATTGTTGACTTTTTCCTTAATTTATTGGATTTTTTTAGTTTTGGTTGCTAACCGCTTGGTGGAGGCAATATACCTTGGTAAGTATGCGGAATATAGATACCTTATTGATTTAGTCGGGCTTATTCCCGTAATATCAGCTGCGATTTACGTATTCAGCGCGCGTTTACAAGCCTTGGAGAAACCGCGTATTTTGGCTGAAGTATATGGGGTATCCGCTGCAGTGGCCACCGGTTTGAGTTTGGCGCTGGTTATCCCCTTCGGTGTGCCAGGGGCTGTAGAGGCCAACCTTGTTGCCAATACGTTAACAGCCTTGTTCTTGGCGTG
The window above is part of the Thermus islandicus DSM 21543 genome. Proteins encoded here:
- a CDS encoding lipopolysaccharide biosynthesis protein, which translates into the protein MLVYGSGRFREAFSAYQAVLIRYHWRFGLLVFIAFLLLGGLFWSLKGRELALSFFGLSIAAPAVLYLWLVRRGAYVYLNPRLAALGGGLYLFLYLALAGFLLRARLLNEVTAFLAMALGSALAAEAIRWRLRGSAPTQVAPSEVWVLHWDYGRWALLAGALSWVQGNLYFLVLSTFHDLEATAAFRAINNLVMPIHHFNGALGQLLLPGMVRARQAQKLERFAWLGFILLLTFSLIYWIFLVLVANRLVEAIYLGKYAEYRYLIDLVGLIPVISAAIYVFSARLQALEKPRILAEVYGVSAAVATGLSLALVIPFGVPGAVEANLVANTLTALFLAWICRRIC